A genomic segment from Poecilia reticulata strain Guanapo linkage group LG3, Guppy_female_1.0+MT, whole genome shotgun sequence encodes:
- the cyp1a gene encoding cytochrome P450 1A1, with amino-acid sequence MALMILPFIGALSVSEGLIALVTVCLVYLTLKQFRREIPKGLRQLPGPGAFPIIGNLMELGSKPYLSLTEMSKRFGDVFQIQIGMRPVVVMSGYETVKQALXKQGDDFAGRPDLYSFRFINBGKSLAFSTDQAGIWRARRKLAYSALRSFSXLDGKLPEYSCVLEEHICKEAEYLIKELQDVMTAEGKFEPFRYIVVSVANVICGMCFGRRYDHHDQELVGLVNLAEDFVQVTGNGNPADFIPAMQYLPNKTMKKFVNINNRFNNFVQKLVTEHYATFDKDNIRDITDSLIDHCEDRKLDENSNIQMSDEKIVSIVNDLFGAGFDTISTGLSWAVMYLVSYPEVEERLFQEIKEQIGLDRTPTLADRNNLPLLESFILELFRHSSYLPFTIPHCSTKDTSLNGYFIPKDTCVFINQWQINHDPELWKDPSSFLPDRFLNDDGTEVNKLEGEKVLIFGLGRRRCIGEVIARNEVFLFLAIMIQKLHFYKLPGEPVDMTPEYGLTMKHKRCNLGVSMRAKDDQ; translated from the exons ATGGCATTAATGATACTGCCATTCATCGGAGCACTCTCAGTGTCTGAGGGTTTGATAGCCTTGGTGACAGTGTGTTTAGTGTACCTGACCCTTAAGCAGTTCCGCAGAGAGATCCCAAAGGGGCTTCGTCAACTCCCCGGCCCCGGCGCATTTCCTATCATAGGGAATCTGATGGAGCTGGGCAGCAAGCCTTACCTGAGTCTTACTGAAATGAGCAAGCGCTTTGGAGATGTGTTCCAGATTCAGATCGGCATGCGTCCAGTTGTTGTTATGAGTGGTTATGAAACAGTTAAACARGCTCTCAYCAAACAGGGGGATGAYTTTGCTGGCAGGCCAGACCTGTACAGCTTCCGCTTCATCAATRATGGCAAGAGTCTGGCCTTTAGCACAGACCAAGCTGGCATTTGGCGGGCTCGCAGAAAGCTGGCCTACAGTGCACTGCGTTCTTTTTCYWCCCTGGAYGGAAAGCTCCCAGAATACTCCTGCGTGCTGGAGGAGCACATCTGTAAAGAGGCAGAATATTTGATCAAAGAACTCCAAGATGTCATGACAGCTGAAGGCAAATTTGAGCCTTTCCGCTACATAGTTGTTTCTGTTGCCAATGTCATCTGTGGCATGTGCTTTGGCCGTCGCTATGACCATCATGACCAGGAACTGGTCGGCTTAGTAAACCTCGCCGAAGATTTTGTCCAGGTGACAGGCAATGGCAACCCTGCAGACTTCATCCCTGCTATGCAGTATCTTCCcaacaaaacaatgaagaagTTTGTCAACATCAACAACCGCTTCAACAACTTTGTTCAAAAGCTCGTCACTGAGCACTACGCCACCTTTGACAAG GACAACATCCGTGACATCACAGACTCCTTAATAGATCACTGTGAGGACCGGAAGCTGGATGAGAACTCCAACATCCAGATGTCAGATGAGAAAATTGTCAGCATTGTCAATGACCTTTTTGGAGCTG GTTTTGACACCATCTCTACTGGTCTGTCTTGGGCAGTGATGTACCTTGTTTCATATCCAGAAGTTGAGGAGAGGCTTTTTCAGGAAATCA AGGAGCAGATTGGTCTGGATCGTACTCCTACTCTCGCTGATAGAAACAACTTGCCTTTACTGGAATCTTTCATCCTGGAGCTCTTCCGTCATTCCTCATACCTACCTTTCACAATCCCACACTG CTCTACAAAAGATACATCTCTGAATGGCTACTTCATTCCCAAAGACACTTGTGTCTTTATCAACCAGTGGCAGATAAACCACGACCC AGAGCTCTGGAAAGACCCCTCTTCATTCCTCCCAGACCGCTTCCTCAATGATGATGGCACAGAGGTCAACAAGCTAGAGGGAGAGAAGGTACTCATTTTCGGCTTGGGAAGACGGCGGTGCATCGGCGAGGTCATTGCACGAAATGAAGTCTTCCTCTTCTTGGCAATTATGATCCAGAAGCTGCACTTTTACAAGTTACCTGGAGAGCCTGTGGACATGACCCCAGAATACGGCCTCACAATGAAACACAAACGCTGCAACCTGGGAGTTTCAATGAGAGCCAAGGATGACCAGTGA